The following coding sequences are from one Salvia hispanica cultivar TCC Black 2014 chromosome 3, UniMelb_Shisp_WGS_1.0, whole genome shotgun sequence window:
- the LOC125214260 gene encoding protein BONZAI 3-like, protein MGQCFSDVNGGKQAVGGATTAAATATATAAASGPNDAVDLFFRARGEHSLCTQIELSLSASKLLDLDFTSKSDPMAVVYMKRRDGKLEEIGRTEVILNSLEPSWIQKINITYQFEVVQTLMFRVYDVDSKYHNLPVKTLKLQDQDFLGETTCAVSEIITKRDRSLTLNLRNTDGIRGSGNKGTLTVRADETVASRNAIELRFRCSALENKDTFSTSDPFLRISRASENGGYIPICKTEVVNNNLNPTWKPLCLTMQQFMSKENPLLIECFDFNTNGNHVLIGKVQKSVAEIEALHQSRACANLISPPSAFRHHEKIMKSQIFVDGFVEKQLYSFIDYISSGYELNFMVAVDFTASNGKPTTPGSLHYIDHSGRLNAYQQAIMEVGEVIQFYDSDRRFPAWGFGGITPNGSVSHCFNLNGSPTDFEVEGVEGIMAAYSAALHNVSLSGPTLFGRVIDKAADIAGHSLSCNQAKYYVLLIITDGVVSDLKETINSVVKASDLPLSILIVGVGDADFKDMEILDADKGR, encoded by the exons ATGGGGCAATGCTTCTCCGATGTTAACGGCGGTAAGCAGGCGGTTGGTGGAGCCActaccgccgccgccaccgcaaccgccaccgccgccgcttcTGGCCCTAACGACGCCGTCGACCTCTTCTTCAGGGCTAGAGGAGAACACAGTCTTTGCACGCAAATTGAG CTGTCTCTATCGGCTTCAAAGCTTCTCGATCTCGATTTTACATCCAAG aGTGATCCTATGGCAGTGGTTTACATGAAGAGAAGGGACGGGAAGCTTGAAGAGATAGGCCGCAccgaagtaatattgaacagTCTAGAACCGAGTTGGATTCAGAAGATAAATATTACATATCAGTTTGAGGTTGTTCAAACGCTAAT GTTTCGCGTGTATGATGTCGATTCTAAATATCACAATTTACCTGTGAAG ACGCTGAAATTGCAAGACCAAGATTTCCTTGGTGAAACGACCTGTGCTGTCTCTGAG ATTATTACTAAACGTGACCGGAGTTTGACCTTGAATCTGCGTAATACCGACGGAATTAGAGGTTCGGGAAATAAGGGGACATTAACTGTGCGTGCAGATGAAACTGTTGCTTCAAGGAATGCCATAGAGCTTAGATTCCGTTGTTCAGCGCTAGAAAACAAAGACACATTCTCCACAAGT GATCCTTTCTTAAGAATCTCTAGAGCTTCTGAGAACGGAGGTTATATTCCTATTTGCAAGACTGAAGTCGTGAACAACAACTTGAATCCAACATGGAAACCTCTGTGCCTAACCATGCAACAATTTATGAGCAAG GAGAACCCCTTGCTTATTGAGTGTTTTGATTTCAACACCAATGGAAATCATGTACTGATCGG AAAAGTGCAGAAATCCGTTGCAGAAATTGAAGCCCTTCACCAAAGTAGAGCTTGTGCTAATCTCATCTCACCGCCTTCTGCATTCAGGCACCATGAGAAG ATTatgaaaagtcaaatttttGTCGATGGATTTGTCGAGAAACAACTGTATAGCTTTATTGACTACATCTCCAGTGGATATGAACTCAATTTTATGGTTGCTGTTGACTTCACTG CTTCGAATGGAAAACCCACAACTCCGGGATCTCTGCATTACATTGATCATTCAGGTCGCCTCAATGCCTACCAGCAG GCTATAATGGAGGTCGGGGAGGTGATACAGTTCTATGATTCAGACAGACGCTTTCCTGCTTGGGGATTTGGTGGGATAACACCCAATGGATCTGTATCTCACTGTTTTAACTTAAACGGAAGTCCAACTGATTTTGAG GTAGAAGGTGTCGAAGGTATTATGGCTGCTTACTCGGCCGCTCTACACAACGTCAGTCTCTCTGGACCTACGCTATTTGGCCGAGTTATAGACAAGGCTGCAGATATCGCTGGTCACTCTCTTTCTTGTAACCAAGCCAAGTATTACGTTCTCTTGATTATAACA GACGGCGTGGTATCTGACCTTAAAGAAACAATAAATTCTGTGGTGAAGGCATCCGACTTACCCCTCTCAATCCTCATCGTTGGAGTTGGAGATGCAGATTTCAAGGATATGGAA ATTCTTGACGCTGACAAGGGGCGGTGA
- the LOC125214262 gene encoding pheophytinase, chloroplastic, with protein sequence MSTSCATLPSSAKLELLGRRKSFSRLHRQRSRCGLSRRGFMFKGIVAAGASAVASTVAAEPTKPKGLEELPFKPEGYNYWTWRDRKIHYVVEGEGLPIVLIHGFGASAFHWRYNIPELAKKYKVYAIDLIGFGWSEKALIEYDALVWRDQVVDFVKEVVKEPAVLVGNSLGGFTALVAAASLQDQAKGIVLLNSAGQFGDAASPATETEENVVQKYILKPLKDAFQRVALGFLFWQAKQPARVESVLKSVYVNSANVDDYLINSITKPADDPNAGEVYYRLMTRFMTNQRKYTLDSVLNQLSCPLLLVWGDLDPWVGPAKALRIKEFYPGTSLVNLQAGHCPHDEVPELVNKALLEWLPTIASTPSPQAS encoded by the exons ATGTCAACTTCTTGCGCCACTTTGCCCAGTTCTGCCAAATTGGAGTTGctgggaagaagaaaaagtttttCAAGACTTCATCGCCAAA GAAGCAGGTGTGGGTTGAGTAGGAGAGGTTTTATGTTTAAAGGAATTGTTGCTGCTGGAGCTTCAGCTGTGGCTTCAACTGTTGCTGCAGAGCCCACAAAACCCAAAG GTTTGGAGGAATTGCCATTTAAACCAGAGGGGTATAATTACTGGACGTGGAGAGATAGGAAAATACATTATGTGGTGGAGGGAGAGGGGCTGCCCATTGTTCTGATTCATGGATTTGGGGCTTCTGCATTTCATTGGAG GTACAACATACCTGAATTGGCTAAAAAATACAAGGTATATGCGATAGATTTGATAGGATTTGGCTGGAGCGAGAAGGCGCTTATTGAGTATGATGCTCTAGTGTGGAGGGATCAAGTTGTGGATTTCGTGAAGGAGGTAGTTAAAGAGCCTGCAGTTTTAGTTGGAAACAG TCTAGGAGGATTCACTGCTTTAGTTGCAGCAGCATCACTGCAGGATCAAGCGAAGGGCATTGTATTACTGAACTCAGCGGGACAATTTGGCGATGCTGCTTCTCCTGCAACCGAGACAGAAGAAAACGTCGTGCAAAAATACATCTTGAAGCCACTGAAGGATGCTTTTCAGCGAGTTGCTCTCGGGTTTTTGTTTTGGCAAGCCAAGCAACCAGCACGCGTTGAGTCTGTCCTGAAAAGC GTGTATGTCAACTCTGCAAACGTCGATGACTATCTAATCAATTCAATAACAAAGCCGGCGGATGATCCAAACGCTGGCGAAGTTTACTACAG ACTAATGACGCGATTCATGACCAACCAAAGGAAGTATACACTTGATAGCGTGTTGAACCAACTCTCGTGCCCGTTGCTCTTGGTATGGGGGGACTTAGATCCTTGGGTGGGCCCTGCAAAGGCTCTTCGTATCAAAGAGTTCTATCCAGGTACTTCCCTCGTAAACTTGCAGGCAGGTCACTGCCCACACGACGAGGTTCCAGAGCTTGTCAATAAGGCCCTATTGGAGTGGCTCCCAACTATCGCATCTACACCGTCCCCTCAAGCTTCATGA